A genomic segment from Epinephelus fuscoguttatus linkage group LG17, E.fuscoguttatus.final_Chr_v1 encodes:
- the rxrba gene encoding retinoic acid receptor RXR-beta-A isoform X1 encodes MGDSRDSRSPDSSSVSSPPSGQRSPPLVPSAAASMTSLPPITTTGVNSPISSIGSPFSVISSSLGSPCLPGTPSVGYGPISSPQINSTVSMSGLHAVSSSDDVKPPLGLKQLSSHSPGPMLSQKRLCSICGDRSSGKHYGVYSCEGCKGFFKRTVRKDLTYTCRDNKDCMVDKRQRNRCQYCRYQKCLAMGMKREVAKMNDRSVQEERQRNKEREGEVESTSAVNEEMPVEKILEAEMAVEQKTELHADGTSGGSSPNDPVTNICQAADKQLFTLVEWAKRIPHFSELALDDQVILLRAGWNELLIASFSHRSISVKDGILLATGLHVHRNSAHSAGVGAIFDRVHNAEVGAIFDRVLTELVSKMRDMQMDKTELGCLRAIILFNPDAKGLSNPSEVELLRERVYASLESYCKQKYPDQQGRFAKLLLRLPALRSIGLKCLEHLFFFKLIGDTPIDTFLMEMLEAPHQLT; translated from the exons ATTCCCGCAGCCCAGATAGCTCGTCTGTGTCTTCCCCTCCATCAGGACAGCGCTCACCTCCACTGGTTCCCTCAGCTGCAGCTTCCATGACCTCCCTGCCTCCCATCACCACCACTGGAGTCAACAGCCCCATCAGTAGCATCGGCTCCCCCTTTTCTGTTATCAGCTCTTCACTGGGCTCGCCATGCCTACCTGGCACGCCATCGGTGGGCTACGGCCCCATCAGCAGCCCACAG ATCAACTCAACAGTGTCCATGTCAGGGCTCCATGCAGTGAGCAGCTCAGATGACGTGAAACCTCCGTTGGGCTTGAAGCAGCTGTCGTCCCACAGCCCAGGGCCAATGCTTTCCCAGAAACGCCTTTGTTCCATCTGCGGAGACAGATCCTCTG GTAAGCACTACGGTGTCTACAGCTGTGAAGGCTGTAAAGGCTTCTTCAAGCGCACAGTGCGCAAAGACTTGACCTACACCTGTCGGGACAATAAAGACTGTATGGTGGATAAGAGACAGAGGAACCGCTGCCAGTACTGCCGCTACCAGAAGTGCCTGGCCATGGGCATGAAAAGAGAAG TGGCCAAGATGAACGACAGAT CTGTCCAAGAGGAACGGCAGAGGAACAAGGAACGAGAGGGCGAGGTGGAGTCGACTAGTGCGGTGAATGAGGAGATGCCAGTGGAGAAAATATTGGAAGCGGAGATGGCTGTAGAGCAGAAGACAGAGCTTCATGCAGATGGAACTTCAGGTGGCAGCTCT CCCAACGATCCTGTCACCAACATCTGTCAGGCAGCAGATAAGCAGCTCTTCACCTTGGTGGAGTGGGCTAAGAGGATCCCTCACTTCTCTGAGCTAGCCCTGGACGACCAGGTCATCCTGCTACGTGCAG GCTGGAATGAACTCCTGATTGCATCGTTCTCCCATCGCTCCATCTCGGTGAAGGACGGGATTTTATTGGCCACTGGCCTGCATGTTCACAGGAACAGTGCTCACAGTGCAGGTGTTGGAGCCATCTTTGACAG GGTGCACAATGCCGAGGTTGGGGCCATATTTGACAG GGTTTTGACAGAGCTTGTAAGCAAGATGAGAGACATGCAAATGGACAAGACAGAGCTGGGCTGCCTTCGAGCCATCATCCTCTTCAACCCAG ATGCCAAGGGTTTGTCTAACCCCAGTGAGGTGGAGCTCCTGAGAGAGAGGGTGTACGCATCGCTGGAGTCTTATTGCAAACAGAAATACCCCGATCAGCAGGGCAG GTTTGCAAAGCTCCTCCTCCGGCTCCCAGCACTGCGCTCCATTGGTCTAAAGTGCCTGGAGCACCTGTTCTTCTTTAAACTGATTGGTGACACGCCCATCGACACCTTCCTGATGGAGATGCTGGAGGCGCCTCACCAGCTCACCTAG
- the rxrba gene encoding retinoic acid receptor RXR-beta-A isoform X4 — protein MGDSRDSRSPDSSSVSSPPSGQRSPPLVPSAAASMTSLPPITTTGVNSPISSIGSPFSVISSSLGSPCLPGTPSVGYGPISSPQINSTVSMSGLHAVSSSDDVKPPLGLKQLSSHSPGPMLSQKRLCSICGDRSSGKHYGVYSCEGCKGFFKRTVRKDLTYTCRDNKDCMVDKRQRNRCQYCRYQKCLAMGMKREAVQEERQRNKEREGEVESTSAVNEEMPVEKILEAEMAVEQKTELHADGTSGGSSPNDPVTNICQAADKQLFTLVEWAKRIPHFSELALDDQVILLRAGWNELLIASFSHRSISVKDGILLATGLHVHRNSAHSAGVGAIFDRVLTELVSKMRDMQMDKTELGCLRAIILFNPDAKGLSNPSEVELLRERVYASLESYCKQKYPDQQGRFAKLLLRLPALRSIGLKCLEHLFFFKLIGDTPIDTFLMEMLEAPHQLT, from the exons ATTCCCGCAGCCCAGATAGCTCGTCTGTGTCTTCCCCTCCATCAGGACAGCGCTCACCTCCACTGGTTCCCTCAGCTGCAGCTTCCATGACCTCCCTGCCTCCCATCACCACCACTGGAGTCAACAGCCCCATCAGTAGCATCGGCTCCCCCTTTTCTGTTATCAGCTCTTCACTGGGCTCGCCATGCCTACCTGGCACGCCATCGGTGGGCTACGGCCCCATCAGCAGCCCACAG ATCAACTCAACAGTGTCCATGTCAGGGCTCCATGCAGTGAGCAGCTCAGATGACGTGAAACCTCCGTTGGGCTTGAAGCAGCTGTCGTCCCACAGCCCAGGGCCAATGCTTTCCCAGAAACGCCTTTGTTCCATCTGCGGAGACAGATCCTCTG GTAAGCACTACGGTGTCTACAGCTGTGAAGGCTGTAAAGGCTTCTTCAAGCGCACAGTGCGCAAAGACTTGACCTACACCTGTCGGGACAATAAAGACTGTATGGTGGATAAGAGACAGAGGAACCGCTGCCAGTACTGCCGCTACCAGAAGTGCCTGGCCATGGGCATGAAAAGAGAAG CTGTCCAAGAGGAACGGCAGAGGAACAAGGAACGAGAGGGCGAGGTGGAGTCGACTAGTGCGGTGAATGAGGAGATGCCAGTGGAGAAAATATTGGAAGCGGAGATGGCTGTAGAGCAGAAGACAGAGCTTCATGCAGATGGAACTTCAGGTGGCAGCTCT CCCAACGATCCTGTCACCAACATCTGTCAGGCAGCAGATAAGCAGCTCTTCACCTTGGTGGAGTGGGCTAAGAGGATCCCTCACTTCTCTGAGCTAGCCCTGGACGACCAGGTCATCCTGCTACGTGCAG GCTGGAATGAACTCCTGATTGCATCGTTCTCCCATCGCTCCATCTCGGTGAAGGACGGGATTTTATTGGCCACTGGCCTGCATGTTCACAGGAACAGTGCTCACAGTGCAGGTGTTGGAGCCATCTTTGACAG GGTTTTGACAGAGCTTGTAAGCAAGATGAGAGACATGCAAATGGACAAGACAGAGCTGGGCTGCCTTCGAGCCATCATCCTCTTCAACCCAG ATGCCAAGGGTTTGTCTAACCCCAGTGAGGTGGAGCTCCTGAGAGAGAGGGTGTACGCATCGCTGGAGTCTTATTGCAAACAGAAATACCCCGATCAGCAGGGCAG GTTTGCAAAGCTCCTCCTCCGGCTCCCAGCACTGCGCTCCATTGGTCTAAAGTGCCTGGAGCACCTGTTCTTCTTTAAACTGATTGGTGACACGCCCATCGACACCTTCCTGATGGAGATGCTGGAGGCGCCTCACCAGCTCACCTAG
- the rxrba gene encoding retinoic acid receptor RXR-beta-A isoform X3, translating to MGDSRDSRSPDSSSVSSPPSGQRSPPLVPSAAASMTSLPPITTTGVNSPISSIGSPFSVISSSLGSPCLPGTPSVGYGPISSPQINSTVSMSGLHAVSSSDDVKPPLGLKQLSSHSPGPMLSQKRLCSICGDRSSGKHYGVYSCEGCKGFFKRTVRKDLTYTCRDNKDCMVDKRQRNRCQYCRYQKCLAMGMKREVAKMNDRSVQEERQRNKEREGEVESTSAVNEEMPVEKILEAEMAVEQKTELHADGTSGGSSPNDPVTNICQAADKQLFTLVEWAKRIPHFSELALDDQVILLRAGWNELLIASFSHRSISVKDGILLATGLHVHRNSAHSAGVGAIFDRVLTELVSKMRDMQMDKTELGCLRAIILFNPDAKGLSNPSEVELLRERVYASLESYCKQKYPDQQGRFAKLLLRLPALRSIGLKCLEHLFFFKLIGDTPIDTFLMEMLEAPHQLT from the exons ATTCCCGCAGCCCAGATAGCTCGTCTGTGTCTTCCCCTCCATCAGGACAGCGCTCACCTCCACTGGTTCCCTCAGCTGCAGCTTCCATGACCTCCCTGCCTCCCATCACCACCACTGGAGTCAACAGCCCCATCAGTAGCATCGGCTCCCCCTTTTCTGTTATCAGCTCTTCACTGGGCTCGCCATGCCTACCTGGCACGCCATCGGTGGGCTACGGCCCCATCAGCAGCCCACAG ATCAACTCAACAGTGTCCATGTCAGGGCTCCATGCAGTGAGCAGCTCAGATGACGTGAAACCTCCGTTGGGCTTGAAGCAGCTGTCGTCCCACAGCCCAGGGCCAATGCTTTCCCAGAAACGCCTTTGTTCCATCTGCGGAGACAGATCCTCTG GTAAGCACTACGGTGTCTACAGCTGTGAAGGCTGTAAAGGCTTCTTCAAGCGCACAGTGCGCAAAGACTTGACCTACACCTGTCGGGACAATAAAGACTGTATGGTGGATAAGAGACAGAGGAACCGCTGCCAGTACTGCCGCTACCAGAAGTGCCTGGCCATGGGCATGAAAAGAGAAG TGGCCAAGATGAACGACAGAT CTGTCCAAGAGGAACGGCAGAGGAACAAGGAACGAGAGGGCGAGGTGGAGTCGACTAGTGCGGTGAATGAGGAGATGCCAGTGGAGAAAATATTGGAAGCGGAGATGGCTGTAGAGCAGAAGACAGAGCTTCATGCAGATGGAACTTCAGGTGGCAGCTCT CCCAACGATCCTGTCACCAACATCTGTCAGGCAGCAGATAAGCAGCTCTTCACCTTGGTGGAGTGGGCTAAGAGGATCCCTCACTTCTCTGAGCTAGCCCTGGACGACCAGGTCATCCTGCTACGTGCAG GCTGGAATGAACTCCTGATTGCATCGTTCTCCCATCGCTCCATCTCGGTGAAGGACGGGATTTTATTGGCCACTGGCCTGCATGTTCACAGGAACAGTGCTCACAGTGCAGGTGTTGGAGCCATCTTTGACAG GGTTTTGACAGAGCTTGTAAGCAAGATGAGAGACATGCAAATGGACAAGACAGAGCTGGGCTGCCTTCGAGCCATCATCCTCTTCAACCCAG ATGCCAAGGGTTTGTCTAACCCCAGTGAGGTGGAGCTCCTGAGAGAGAGGGTGTACGCATCGCTGGAGTCTTATTGCAAACAGAAATACCCCGATCAGCAGGGCAG GTTTGCAAAGCTCCTCCTCCGGCTCCCAGCACTGCGCTCCATTGGTCTAAAGTGCCTGGAGCACCTGTTCTTCTTTAAACTGATTGGTGACACGCCCATCGACACCTTCCTGATGGAGATGCTGGAGGCGCCTCACCAGCTCACCTAG
- the rxrba gene encoding retinoic acid receptor RXR-beta-A isoform X2, translated as MGDSRDSRSPDSSSVSSPPSGQRSPPLVPSAAASMTSLPPITTTGVNSPISSIGSPFSVISSSLGSPCLPGTPSVGYGPISSPQINSTVSMSGLHAVSSSDDVKPPLGLKQLSSHSPGPMLSQKRLCSICGDRSSGKHYGVYSCEGCKGFFKRTVRKDLTYTCRDNKDCMVDKRQRNRCQYCRYQKCLAMGMKREAVQEERQRNKEREGEVESTSAVNEEMPVEKILEAEMAVEQKTELHADGTSGGSSPNDPVTNICQAADKQLFTLVEWAKRIPHFSELALDDQVILLRAGWNELLIASFSHRSISVKDGILLATGLHVHRNSAHSAGVGAIFDRVHNAEVGAIFDRVLTELVSKMRDMQMDKTELGCLRAIILFNPDAKGLSNPSEVELLRERVYASLESYCKQKYPDQQGRFAKLLLRLPALRSIGLKCLEHLFFFKLIGDTPIDTFLMEMLEAPHQLT; from the exons ATTCCCGCAGCCCAGATAGCTCGTCTGTGTCTTCCCCTCCATCAGGACAGCGCTCACCTCCACTGGTTCCCTCAGCTGCAGCTTCCATGACCTCCCTGCCTCCCATCACCACCACTGGAGTCAACAGCCCCATCAGTAGCATCGGCTCCCCCTTTTCTGTTATCAGCTCTTCACTGGGCTCGCCATGCCTACCTGGCACGCCATCGGTGGGCTACGGCCCCATCAGCAGCCCACAG ATCAACTCAACAGTGTCCATGTCAGGGCTCCATGCAGTGAGCAGCTCAGATGACGTGAAACCTCCGTTGGGCTTGAAGCAGCTGTCGTCCCACAGCCCAGGGCCAATGCTTTCCCAGAAACGCCTTTGTTCCATCTGCGGAGACAGATCCTCTG GTAAGCACTACGGTGTCTACAGCTGTGAAGGCTGTAAAGGCTTCTTCAAGCGCACAGTGCGCAAAGACTTGACCTACACCTGTCGGGACAATAAAGACTGTATGGTGGATAAGAGACAGAGGAACCGCTGCCAGTACTGCCGCTACCAGAAGTGCCTGGCCATGGGCATGAAAAGAGAAG CTGTCCAAGAGGAACGGCAGAGGAACAAGGAACGAGAGGGCGAGGTGGAGTCGACTAGTGCGGTGAATGAGGAGATGCCAGTGGAGAAAATATTGGAAGCGGAGATGGCTGTAGAGCAGAAGACAGAGCTTCATGCAGATGGAACTTCAGGTGGCAGCTCT CCCAACGATCCTGTCACCAACATCTGTCAGGCAGCAGATAAGCAGCTCTTCACCTTGGTGGAGTGGGCTAAGAGGATCCCTCACTTCTCTGAGCTAGCCCTGGACGACCAGGTCATCCTGCTACGTGCAG GCTGGAATGAACTCCTGATTGCATCGTTCTCCCATCGCTCCATCTCGGTGAAGGACGGGATTTTATTGGCCACTGGCCTGCATGTTCACAGGAACAGTGCTCACAGTGCAGGTGTTGGAGCCATCTTTGACAG GGTGCACAATGCCGAGGTTGGGGCCATATTTGACAG GGTTTTGACAGAGCTTGTAAGCAAGATGAGAGACATGCAAATGGACAAGACAGAGCTGGGCTGCCTTCGAGCCATCATCCTCTTCAACCCAG ATGCCAAGGGTTTGTCTAACCCCAGTGAGGTGGAGCTCCTGAGAGAGAGGGTGTACGCATCGCTGGAGTCTTATTGCAAACAGAAATACCCCGATCAGCAGGGCAG GTTTGCAAAGCTCCTCCTCCGGCTCCCAGCACTGCGCTCCATTGGTCTAAAGTGCCTGGAGCACCTGTTCTTCTTTAAACTGATTGGTGACACGCCCATCGACACCTTCCTGATGGAGATGCTGGAGGCGCCTCACCAGCTCACCTAG